The Winogradskyella schleiferi genome contains the following window.
GTGTCTTACTCGTACAATCAATTTTATAATAGAGTTGCCAATCTTTGGCGTTGTGAGTAAATTTTCGTGATTCTGAATTTTCGTGAAATACTAATCGAACTTCCAAATCAGAACTATACCCAACATAATATCGTGATAGTTTTTCTGAATATAGAATGTAACAGCAATGGTTCATGATTTATAAATATAATACAAAAAAGCCACTACTTTCGTAATGGCTTTGTTTGCTCCTCTTCTTAGGCTCGAACTAAGGACCCTCTGATTAACAGTCAGATGCTCTAACCAACTGAGCTAAAGAGGAAGGTTATTTTTCGCGTTAGCGGATGCAAATATAAATCATTTTTTCTATTACCACAAAATGAAATATTATTTTTTTTGTTAAAAATTTTAATTCGTAACGGCTTTAAAAACGTCATTACCATTAGCAAACAATACTAAAGCGATTAATATAAAGAAACCAACGATTTGTGCACGCTCTAAAAACTTTTCACTTGGTTTACGACCAGATATCATCTCATACAATAAAAACATGACGTGCCCACCGTCTAACGCAGGTATTGGCAACAAATTAAGGATGGCTAACATAATAGATAAAAATGCTGTTAATCCCCAAAAATAAGGCCAACTCCATACTGGCGAAAATTGATCGTAAATAGCCTTAAAGCCTCCTAAGCCTTTATAAGCTCCTGTGCTAGGACTAAAAATGGCTTTTAGCTGATCAAAATAATTGGTAATTGTTTTCGTGAATTTACGGCCTCCAGCTGCAAAGCTTTCTCCAAAAGAATATTCCTTTCTAAAAATATCGTAATAGCCTAATTCTTCAAATCGAGAAGGATTGTTATAAGGTAATATTCCAAATTTACCTTCGGAATTTAAGTTTAATTCTTTATTCACTATTGAATTGTCTTCTCTCAAAACCTCAACAGATACTGTAGTATCTTCTAAACCTTGTGTAACCGAATCAAGCTGATCGAAATATTTTAATTCTTTACCATTAATACTTTGAATAATATCTCCTTGTTTTAAACCCTTCTTGGCATTTGAAGATGTGTCTGCCACTTCTCCGACCATAAAAGGAATACGATATTCAAAATTACGTTTGCTTTTACTAGATGAAAATTGTCCTAGAAAATCTTCAGGCAAATCAATGACCTTCTTTTCACCTTCTCTATTAATTGTTATAGTTTCTGCACTGATAAGATTAAAACCAATATCAGAATCATTTACAACTGGTATATCGTTTACAGCTAAAACCTTATCTCCTGTTTTAAAACCAAAATCTAGCAACGCAGGATTATCAATCCAATATCCATCCTTTAAACTGTCAACCTTAACATCAGAATCGCCATAAGCAAAAGAAACAGCTACATAAATTACATATGCCAAAATAAAGTTAACTGTGACGCCACCAAGCATAATAATCAATCTTTGCCAAGCAGGTTTAGAACGAAATTCCCATGGTTGTGGTGGCTGTGCCATTTGTTCCTTGTCCATGCTTTCATCAATCATTCCAGCAATTTTCACATAACCTCCAAGTGGTAACCATCCTATGCCATACACCGTATCGCCTATTTTCTTCTTAAAAAGTGAAAATTTCACATCAAAAAAGAGGTAAAATTTTTCAACTTTAGTTTTAAATAGTTTGGCTGGTATAAAATGTCCTAGCTCGTGCAAGACAATAAGCAAGGATAAACTGAGTAAGAATTGGGATATTTTTATTATAAATTCCATGTCATTTTTTCAAATTTCGATTTGCAAAAGTACGGTTTTTATCTCAAACGAATTCTAAAATAAATGCCAATATATTGAAAACGGTTTTACGTTAATTTTTTATAATCCGTTTATTAATTATCCCGTCTTCGGTTTGAAATTTTATAAACAACAAGCCTGAAGACAAAGCCTTTAAATCGATCTGAGGTGTCCAACTAGACAGCAGTAACAATTGACCCAAACTATTATAAACCTTTATATTTTCAATAGTTACAAGTTCGGGTTTTTCAATGTTAATTACAGATGATGTTGGATTAGGATATATACTAATGTCATCATTAAAAACAAACTCAGAATTACTTAGTATTACTGAATTGTCTTTTGAAATTAAATGGTAATCTGGATCAAACAATACCTCTTGAGCCGTAAAATTTACGGTTTCAAAAAATTGTTCATTATTCACTGTATGGTCTAAATTCACATCCAATGTTTCGCCCAAGGTTCCCACAATTCTAATGGGCACACCGGCTTCAAAAAACGAAACGGACGGATGACTTTGGGTTTGCGAAACCACAAGTTGCAATTGATTTCCATTTTGATTCCAATTAACAGCGTAACTCGGATAACCTTCATTATAGATCCAATCATCAAAAAATTCATCTAAGTTTTCACCTGTAGATAATTCCATAACATTGTTAAAATCTTGTGTTTTGGCATAATCGAAAGCTAACTCAGGTGTTGCCAAATAATCTTGTAAACCTTGGTAAAAATCGGTATCTCCAAGTTTTTTTCTTAGCATATGTAAAACCATAGCCCCTTTATTATAACTCAAACGACCACTAAAAATTCGGTTCACACTTGTGGTATCTTGATCCGAAAGATATACGGCACCACTTGGTTGCGATGTAATATTGTTAACACGTTGTTGCCTCCAAGTCTTAAAACTGTTTTCTCCATCCAAATCTTCAATAACCAATCCGGATAAATAAGTTGCAAAGCCTTCGTTTAACCAAATATCTTTCCAACTGCCACAGGTTACTTTATTACCAAACCATTGATGGGCAAGTTCGTGTGCAATTAAATTTCTATTGAAAGAACCCATAAAAGAAACGGTAGTATGTTCCATACCACCTCCCCAACCAAATTGGGCATGACCATATTTTTCGTCTGAAAAAGGATATTCTTCAAATAAATCTGTAAAAATATTCATAATGTCCACAGTAACACCTGTACTAGCTTGAGCACTTGTTAAATCTTCAGGATAAACATAATTCACAATATCAAACGGTGTTCCGTTATTAGGAACTTCATGAGAATACACCTCATAGTTTGTGACTGCAATAGCAATTAGATAAGCAGGTATGGGATGACCATGTTTGAAATGCGTAATTTTATCAGAACCGTCAACTGTTTGACTCATTTCCAAACCATTTGAAACTGCCACGTAAGTTTCATTTGTAGGATTAAATACTGGTGTTTTAAGATACACATCTATAGAATCAATTTTATCAACTAAATCTTGTTTACAAGGCCACCAACCTTTAGCACCATAAGGTTCGGACAGCGTCCAAATTATGGGATCGCCATTATGGGTGGTTTGCTCAAAGGATCCAAAACCGGAACTCACAGGATTACCAGAATAACTGACTGTTAAAGAATCTAAAACGCCTTGTGCTTGGGCCATAGGTAAAGTGACCACCAGTTCATCATCTGAATTTTGAGTAAAACTTAAGCTATTTCCACGTTGCAAAACTTGAGAAACTGTCATGTTATCAGCCAGGTCAAAAGTAATGTCTGTCATGGCTTCTTTAGCTTCAAAATAGGTTGTGACATCTCCAGAAATTTGCGCAAAAGATGGATTTACATTTAATTCCAAACGATGATATTTAACATCATAATTACCCGTATTCTGATTTTGACTATTCATCATTTGTCGCAAAGCTGTGGTAGCTTCAGAAGCTCGGATAGCGTTTAATGTTTCATTATAATCTTGAGCATTTATTTGTAGCGTTATAAGTAATATTACAGAAGTAATAGTTCGTTTCATAGCGGTCATTTTAATGTTAAAAATAAGGCTTTTATTGAGATTCAGTCGTATTTTTGCCGCTCAACTTTCATTTACACCTACATAATGTCATTTCTTTCATTTTTTAAAGGCTATAAAAACTTCGGGATTTTTTTCTCTGTTCTTTCTATTATCATCTTGGCCATAATTTATAATGTGCTAAACGTGAAACAACCACTTCCTATTTATCAACCCGCTATGGTAAGCGAAGAGTTGGTAGATAGCACTATTCAACACCAATTAAAATACCATAAAATCGCAGATTTCAGTTTAACCAATCAGAATGGTAAAACCATAACACAAGATACTTATAAAGATAAAATCTATGTGGCAGATTTCTTTTTCACCACCTGCCAAACAATTTGTCCGATCATGACCGACAATATGTTTCAGATACAAAAGGAAATTATTAGTGATGATGATGTGATGTTATTGTCACATTCCGTAACTCCAAAAATTGATAGTGTCCAGCAATTAAAAAAATATGCCAAAGAAAAAGGGGTTATTGATAGGAAATGGAATTTAGTAACAGGCGATAAAAAACAAATCTATGAACTCGCTAGAAAAAGTTATTTGGCCGTAAAAACAGATGGTAATGGCGATGCGTACGACATGATTCATACCGAAAACTTCATGCTCATTGACAAAAAACGTCAAATCAGAGGATTTTATGATGGAACAAAACCAGAAGATATTGAGCGTATTTTAGAAGATATTGAAACCTTAAAATACTTCGGTGGCTCTTAGAAAAACTTAAAGTACTCAAATATTCATTGTGTAGTTTTTTACACTAATAAATTTCTCTTACTTTTGCTTCTTTAAAATTAATCTAAATAAGGATAAGGTTGACATTAGCAGACTTAAAACGTGGACAAAAATGCATTATTACTGATGTGTCTTCTATTCATATTCCGTTGAAACTTCTCGAAATGGGCTGTTTACCTGGTAATTCTGTACAGCTGGTACAGGTTGCGCCATTTGCAGATCCCATGTACCTCAACATCAACGGAACACATTTGGCGATTAGGAAAGAAACTGCTATTCACATTATAATCGAAACGGTACATGAGTAAGCAGATCAACGTTGCTTTAATCGGAAATCCCAACACAGGGAAAACTTCGGTATTCAATGCACTGACGGGTTTAAATCAAAAGGTTGGAAACTATCCTGGCATTACCGTTGAAAAAAAAGAAGGCATTTGTAAACTTCCACGAGGTGTTAAAGCTCATATCATTGATTTACCTGGAACCTACAGTTTAAATGCCTCCTCTTTAGATGAAAATGTAGTTATTGAATTGCTTCTCAATAAGAATGATAAGGACTATCCTGACGTGGCCGTTGTGGTAAGTGACGTTGAAAACTTGAAGCGAAATCTTTTATTATTCACACAAATTAAAGATTTACAAATTCCAACCATATTGGTAATTAACATGTCTGATAGAATGGCTTACAAAGGCATTTCATTGGATATCGATTACCTGGAAAAACAGCTCGAAACTAAAATTGCCTTAATTAGTACTAGAAAAAACAGTGGTATCAATGAACTTAAAGAACTGATCACCCATTACAAAGAGCTTTCTACCAAACCCTGTATGGACGCCTCGTCTATAGATGAAGCTTATTTTAATAACCTTAGAAAAGCATTTCCCAATCAATTATTATACAAACTTTGGTTGGTCATTACACAAGATGTTAATTTCGGAAAAACGGACCGAACTGCATTTGATAAAGTTGAAGATTTCAAAACCAAATCCAAAGGCGATTTAAAACGGCTTCAACAAAAAGAAACCATAAAGCGTTACCAGTTTATTAACCAAACCCTTACCAAAGGGCAAACCATTGATCTTAATACCGCAAAAGATTTACGTATAAAATTAGATAGAATTCTAACCCATAAAGTTTGGGGCTATCTCATTTTTGGGGTTATTTTATTAACCATTTTTCAAGCTATTTACGATTGGTCCAGTATTCCAATGGATTTTATTGATGGTGCTTTTGCATCTTTAAGTGAATGGACCAAAAATACATTACCAGAAGGTGCATTTACAAATTTGCTCGCTGAAGGTATCATTTCCGGACTTGGTGGTATTGTTATTTTTATTCCACAGATTGCGTTCTTATTTCTATTTATTTCAATTTTGGAAGAAAGTGGCTATATGAGTCGTGTGGTCTTTTTAATGGACCGAATTATGCGACGCTTTGGATTGAGTGGGAAAAGTGTGGTACCATTAATTTCAGGAACAGCCTGTGCGATACCTGCAATTATGGCGACTCGTAATATTGAAAGCTGGAAAGAACGCTTAATTACAATTTTAGTAACGCCTTTCACCACTTGTTCTGCTCGATTACCCGTTTATCTTATTATTATCGCATTGGTAATTCCCGAAGGACGAATTTTAGGACTGAGTTACCAAGCCTTAACCTTAATGCTATTATATCTCATTGGCTTTGGCGCAGCCGTTGGATCCGCTTGGATTTTAAATAAAATATTAAAAATAAAAAGTAAGACCTTTTTTGTAGTAGAAATGCCCAACTACAAATTACCGATGTTCAAAAATGTGGCATTGACCGTACTGGAAAAAACAAAATCATTCGTATTTGGTGCTGGTAAAATAATTTTAGCGATATCGATTGTGCTGTGGTTTTTGGCATCTTATGGACCAGGCGATAAATTTAATAATGCCGAAAGTATTGTTACAGAACAATACGAATCGGAAAACTTAAGTGATGACGAATTGGAACAAGAAATAGCATCTCACAAATTAGAACATTCCTTTATTGGTATTGCTGGTCATGCTATTGAACCCGCTATTAGACCATTAGGTTACGATTGGAAAATTGGAATCGCCATAGTAAGTTCTTTCGCAGCTCGTGAAGTGTTTGTCGGTACTTTGGCAACTATTTATAGTGTTGGAAGTGATGAAGAAGAAACCATTAAAAATAGAATGGCTGGAGAAGTCAACCCCATTCTTGGCGGACCATTATTTAATTTTGCTTCTGGTATTTCATTATTATTGTTTTATGCTTTTGCCATGCAATGTATGAGTACGCTGGCCATCGTTAAACGTGAAACTAATTCTTGGAAATGGCCCATCTACCAATTAGTAATAATGAGTGCTTTTGCGTATATTGTAGCATTAGTGGCTTTTCAAGTCTTAAAATAAAGCTCGCAGATTTTAAAATCTAGTAGGTCTGTACAGTAAAAAAATTATGAATCTGATTATTCAAAACATATTAGTTTTTTCAGCATTGGCTCTTGCCTTGCTATTCTTAATACGTAAGTTTATTTGGTCACCTAAGAAAAAATCTTCAAAAGCTTGTGGAGGAGACGATGGCTGTGGATGTCATTAATTGTCATCTTAATAGCGTATTTTTTCGACTATAAGTCTAACCCACAGACCTTCACAAAAAACTTAATATTGGTTTAATTCTATGTATAGGGTTTATAATTTCAGTTATTGTCTTTATTTCGATTTTTAACTTAACTATTATTCATGGCATACTATTCTTAGGTATTGAAATGATTATTGTTTTTATTTTAAAAGATAGCATTCAAAAGAAAAGTTAAAATAATTCATTATTACTTTAAACTTTCTTCAAATAAATATTCTTAGCAACACTTTGTGATACCATAATTTTAGAATCTTCGAGTTTAATCTTTACGGAGTTATCGTATGGTTCCTTATGCATAATTGTAATTATTTTGCCAAGGCCAATATTATTGCTGTCCAAGTATTGTAAAAATGCTGACGAGCTATCGTCCACACCGACACATTGATATGCCACACCGATTTCGGCTTTAGCCAAACGTATTTTTTCGATGTGTTTGAAATTTCCATTTTTATCAGGAATAGGGTCACCATGAGGATCGTGAGAAGGAAATTCTAAAAAATCATCAAGTTGGTCGATTAATTTCTCCGACTTTATATGTTCTAACTGTTCGGCAACAACATGGACTTCATCCCATTGAAAATTCAATTTCTCAACTAAAAAGACTTCCCAAAGCCTATGCTTTCTTATAATATTTATAGCAATTTGCTTGCCATTTGGAGTTAAATTGACACCTTGATATTTTTTATAAACCGCATAGTTTTTTTCCGAAAGTTTTTTAATCATATCAGTAACTGAAGAGGCTTTAGTGCGCATTACTTCTGCTATGGCATTAGTATTTACCAATTCCTTACCATTATTTCCTAAATGATAAATGGCCTTTATATAATTCTCCTCAGTTAATGTAATCATGTCTCAAAATTGTTTTACAAATATAGGGAAAGTTATATTTTATCATTATATTTTTAGACTAGCCTAAATTTTATTTTATATTTGTACTAATATATTTATGGAGCTACTTAAAATTTTTATTTGGTTTAGTTGCACATTATCAATTGCACAAGAATCTTTTAAGGTTCAAGGTTTGGTATTGTCCGAAGGTATACCACTTCCATATGCTAATATTTATGCAGAAAACACCAAAAAAGGCGCAATAACCGACGACAAGGGTAAATTCTCAATTAGCAATTTAGAGCCAGGAACCTATTCCATTGTGGCATCCTTTACAGGCTACACTAAAAAGAAAAAAACGGTTACAATTACAGATAAAGATTTAAAAATCATTTTTCATTTAAATGAAAGCGATGCACTAAATGAAGTTATTATTACAGGAACCTTAAAACCAGTATCAAGATTAGAAAGTCCTGTGCCTGTAGAAGTTTACAATAACACATTTTTGAAGAAAAATCCAACTCCAAACATTTTTGAAGCCTTACAAAATGTTAACGGTGTACGTCCGCAACTCAATTGTAATATCTGTAATACTGGAGATATCCATATCAATGGATTAGAAGGCCCATATACTTTAGTACTTATTGATGGTATGCCCATAGTCAGTGGTTTATCAACCGTTTATGGTTTGTCTGGAATCCCTAATTCCCTCATAGAACAGATAGAGGTTGTTAAAGGACCAGCATCATCGCTTTATGGAAGCGAGGCTGTAGGTGGATTAATTAATATTATTACGAAATTGCCAGAAAACGCACCACGTTTTTTTGCTGATGGCTTTGCCACAAGTTGGGGAGAGGCTAATTTAGATGCAGGTTTTAAATCTAAAGTAGGTAAAAAAGCTACTGTTTTAGTCGGCACTAATTACTTTAAATATGACCAACTCATCGATAACAATAACGATAACTTTACGGACTTAACACTTCAAGATCGGATTTCAATTTTTCAGAAATGGGATTTCAAAAGATCAAATAAGAGAAAGTTCTCCTTAGCTGGTCGTTATTTCTATGAAGATCGTTGGGGAGGCGAATTACAATGGAATGACAACTTTAGAGGTGGAGATGAAGTTTATGGTGAAAGCATTTACACATCGCGTTTTGAGCTTTTAGGAAATTACCAATTACCAACCACAGAGAAAATAGATTTTCAGTTCTCTTATTCAGATCATGATCAAAATTCTGTATACGGCAATATTCCTTATCTTGCCCAACAACGTATTGGTTTTGGTCAGTTAATCTGGGACAAAAAAATAAACAACCATGATTTGCTATTTGGCTCTACCCTACGATATAATTTTTATAACGATAATACTACTGCGACTTTAAAAGCTGACGAAGTAACCATACCCTCAATATTTGTTCAAGATGAAATAAGCTTTAATAAAAAGCAGAGTTTATTATTAGGTATCCGATACGATTATGATTGTAGGCATGGAAATATTTTTACACCAAGAATTGCATACAGATATAAACCTACCGACGAAGATATTATCAGATTAAATGCTGGCACAGGATTTAGAGTGGTTAATCTATTCACAGAAGAACATGCTGCACTTACAGGTGCTCGAGATGTCATTATAGAAGAAACCTTAGAACCTGAGCAATCGTACAATGTAAACCTTAATTACCTCAAAAAGTTTTACTTAAAGAACAGCATGTATTTTACGTTTGACACGTCGGCTTGGTACACTTATTTTACAAACGCCATTATACCAGATTATGATACTAATCCTAATCAAATTATTTATGACAATCTCGATGGCTATTCGACATCAAAAGGATTAAGTCTTAATATTGATGCGGTTTTTGGAAGCGGAATTTCAGGATCTATAGGTGCAACATACCAAGATATATCCCAAACTGAAAATGGCGTAAAATCAAAACAAATATTAACAGAAAGTTTTTCGGGTGTGTGGTCTTTTAGTTATAAAAATTATGCAACTAACCTCGCCTTCGACTATACAGGAAGCCTCTACGGACCAATGCGGTTACCTCTATTGGGAGAATTAGATCCTCGAAGAGAATTCTCGCCAACATGGAGTATTCAAAATATACAAGTTACTTTTGATGGCTTTAACAATTTTGAAATATATGGAGGGGTTAAAAACCTATTAAATTGGACTCCAAATAAAGGAAATCCATTCATTATTGCACGCGCTGATGATCCATTTGATGAAAATGTGGAATTTGATAACAATGGTAATGTGGTTGCAACACAAAATAATCCTTTTGCACTTACCTTCGATCCATCTTATGTCTATGGTCCAAATCAGGGAATAAGAGCATTTTTTGGATTAGGTTATAAATTAAATTAATCATTCATTTTTAGTACATTCGTAATAAATATTTAGATACATGAAAAAAGTTATAAGCATTTTTATTCTTGTTATACTGTTAACCTCTTGCGAAAATGAGGAGAAAACAAACGGAAAACTAAATGTAGTTACTACAACTACCATGATTACCGATTTGGTTAAAAATATTGGTGGAGATTCAATAAATGTGCAAGGTTTAATGGGTTCGGGTGTCGATCCGCATTTATATAAAGCCAGTGAAGGCGACGTCACAAAATTGGTCAATGCAGATATTATATTTTACAACGGTCTACATTTGGAGGGCAAGTTAGTTGATGTCTTTGAAAAAATGAAAAGTTCGACAAAAACACCGATTGCCTTAGCCGATGATCTAAGTAAAAATCAATTAATCGGTTCTGATTATTTCGCCTCAAACTACGACCCACATGTGTGGTTTAATATTAGCTTTTTTAAGCATTTTACAGAAAAGGTTACCCAAGTGTTAATTGAAAAAAACCCTGAAAACGCTGAAATATTCCGAGCTAATGAAAAACGCTATTTAGCAGAGTTAAATAAACTTAATAACGATGTACAGAGCGTGGTTGACGCTCTTGAACCTGAAAAAAGAATATTAGTTACAGCGCATGATGCCTTTAATTATTTTGGACAAGCCTACGATTTTAAAGTTGTGGGTTTACAAGGCTTATCGACAGCTACCGAAGCAGGCGTTCAAGATGTTCAAAAGTTGGCAACTCTAATTATAGAAAATAGAGTAAAAGCAATCTTTATTGAAAGTTCTGTCCCTAAGCGAACTATTGAAGCTTTGCAAGAAGCCGTAAAATCCAAAGGTCATGATGTGGCTATTGGAGGCACCTTATACTCTGATGCACTTGGAGATGCTGGCACCTTAGAAGGCACTTATCTTGGGATGTATCGTTACAATATTAAAACAATCTTTAGTGCATTGTACTAAGTGAGTATTTGGTCTTAGTAACAGGTATTAAGATTAGTTGTGAATTAGTAAAACATAGGTTACATCTTTTCTTGCAAGTTTTTAATAATCTTGCAGGTGTTAAAATATATTAAATTTGAATAACAAGTCAATAGAGAAAGAGACGCCTACTTCTTCAGGAGTAATAGCCGTGAAAGTGGACGACCTTACCGTTGCCTACAACTACAAACCTGTACTTTGGGATATCGATTTAGAAATCCCGGAAAGTGTACTTATGGCAATTGTTGGTCCAAATGGTGCTGGCAAATCCACACTGATAAAAGCAATTCTAGGCATTTTAAAACCAATAGCTGGTAGCGTGTCCATCTATGACAAACCTTACGAAAAACAAAGACAGCTAGTCGCTTATGTTCCTCAAAAGGGAAGCGTGGATTGGGATTTTCCTACTACAGCCTTAGATGTGGTAATGATGGGAACTTACGGAAGTTTAGGTTGGATAAAACGTCCTGGTCAAAAAGAGAAAAAAGCATCGCTTGAAGCTTTAGAAAAAGTAGGTATGCTAGCGTTTAAAAGTCGACAAATAAGTCAGCTGTCAGGCGGACAACAACAACGTATATTTTTAGCAAGAGCGTTAGTACAAAACGCGTCCATCTACTTTATGGACGAACCTTTTCAAGGTGTAGATGCCACGACTGAAATTGCCATTATCAATATATTAAAAGAATTAAGAAAAGCGGGGAAAACAGTCATTGTAGTACATCACGATTTGCAAACCGTACCAGAATATTTTGATTGGGTTACCTTTTTAAACGTAAAAAAAATCGCCACAGGGCCAGTGAAGGATATCTTTAATGATGATAACTTAACCAAGACCTATGGTATTAATTATAAAGTTAGCATTCAGGAGTAAATAAGTTGGCAGTGTTCAGTGAGTAATTTGCAATGCTTACTGCTGCTGATAAAACTGTCAAATGAACAGATTTAAAAAAATAATATTAGTACAAAATGAGTAGGAGATTCCTTCTTACGCAGGAATTATGGATATAACAGAATACATAAAACTAGTCTTCACAGACTACACCTTAAGAACCATCACTCTTGGCACGGCAATTCTCGGTGCAGTTACAGGAATGCTGGGCAGTTTCGCTGTACTCAGAAAACAGAGTTTATTAGGCGATGCCATTTCCCATGCCGCATTACCAGGCATTGCCATCGCATTCTTAATTACAGGAGCAAAAGACAGTAATACACTGTT
Protein-coding sequences here:
- a CDS encoding TonB-dependent receptor, with product MELLKIFIWFSCTLSIAQESFKVQGLVLSEGIPLPYANIYAENTKKGAITDDKGKFSISNLEPGTYSIVASFTGYTKKKKTVTITDKDLKIIFHLNESDALNEVIITGTLKPVSRLESPVPVEVYNNTFLKKNPTPNIFEALQNVNGVRPQLNCNICNTGDIHINGLEGPYTLVLIDGMPIVSGLSTVYGLSGIPNSLIEQIEVVKGPASSLYGSEAVGGLINIITKLPENAPRFFADGFATSWGEANLDAGFKSKVGKKATVLVGTNYFKYDQLIDNNNDNFTDLTLQDRISIFQKWDFKRSNKRKFSLAGRYFYEDRWGGELQWNDNFRGGDEVYGESIYTSRFELLGNYQLPTTEKIDFQFSYSDHDQNSVYGNIPYLAQQRIGFGQLIWDKKINNHDLLFGSTLRYNFYNDNTTATLKADEVTIPSIFVQDEISFNKKQSLLLGIRYDYDCRHGNIFTPRIAYRYKPTDEDIIRLNAGTGFRVVNLFTEEHAALTGARDVIIEETLEPEQSYNVNLNYLKKFYLKNSMYFTFDTSAWYTYFTNAIIPDYDTNPNQIIYDNLDGYSTSKGLSLNIDAVFGSGISGSIGATYQDISQTENGVKSKQILTESFSGVWSFSYKNYATNLAFDYTGSLYGPMRLPLLGELDPRREFSPTWSIQNIQVTFDGFNNFEIYGGVKNLLNWTPNKGNPFIIARADDPFDENVEFDNNGNVVATQNNPFALTFDPSYVYGPNQGIRAFFGLGYKLN
- a CDS encoding metal ABC transporter solute-binding protein, Zn/Mn family; its protein translation is MKKVISIFILVILLTSCENEEKTNGKLNVVTTTTMITDLVKNIGGDSINVQGLMGSGVDPHLYKASEGDVTKLVNADIIFYNGLHLEGKLVDVFEKMKSSTKTPIALADDLSKNQLIGSDYFASNYDPHVWFNISFFKHFTEKVTQVLIEKNPENAEIFRANEKRYLAELNKLNNDVQSVVDALEPEKRILVTAHDAFNYFGQAYDFKVVGLQGLSTATEAGVQDVQKLATLIIENRVKAIFIESSVPKRTIEALQEAVKSKGHDVAIGGTLYSDALGDAGTLEGTYLGMYRYNIKTIFSALY
- a CDS encoding metal ABC transporter ATP-binding protein produces the protein MNNKSIEKETPTSSGVIAVKVDDLTVAYNYKPVLWDIDLEIPESVLMAIVGPNGAGKSTLIKAILGILKPIAGSVSIYDKPYEKQRQLVAYVPQKGSVDWDFPTTALDVVMMGTYGSLGWIKRPGQKEKKASLEALEKVGMLAFKSRQISQLSGGQQQRIFLARALVQNASIYFMDEPFQGVDATTEIAIINILKELRKAGKTVIVVHHDLQTVPEYFDWVTFLNVKKIATGPVKDIFNDDNLTKTYGINYKVSIQE